The Croceibacterium sp. TMG7-5b_MA50 genome segment GATCTGCCCGCGCCGTTCTCCCTAACGCGCCGCTGCGATCCAGTCCCGCAGCAGAGCCCGCGCCGCGCCGCTGTCGATTGCCTCTGCCGCACGTGCGGCACCTGACTGCCAGTCAGCACTCGCTTCCGAAACGATCAGCGCACCGGCTGCATTCAGCAGCACGGCATCCCGATATGGACCCGGCGTCCCGTCCAGCAGGGCGCGCAGGGCGTCTGCGTTGTGCGCCGCATCGCCACCTCGGATGGCGCTGACCGGGGCGGTCGGCAGCCCGACATCCCCCGGCAACAACCGGGCCATGAGCACAGCGGCATCGCGGACCGTGGCGACCTCGTTTCCGCCGGCAACGCTCAATTCGTCCAGCCCTTCGTCACCCGACACGATCAGCGCATGATCGGTGCCAAGCTGCGCCAGCGCAGCGGCATAGATCGGCACATAGGCTGGCCGGGCAATGCCAATCAGTTGCCGGGTGACTCCTGCCGGATTGGCGAGCGGTCCAAGCAGGTTGAAGATGGTCCGTCGACCAATCGCCCGGCGTATCGGCATGATCCGCGCCAGGGCAGGGTGGTATGCGGCGGCAAACAGGAAGCCGATGCCGATACTGCCAAGCGTCGCCTCCGCCGTACGAGCGGCCCCATCGAGATCGAGACCCAGCGCCTCCAGCGTATCGGCAGCCCCGGCCTTGCTGCTGGCAGCGCGGTTGCCGTGCTTGGCCACCGGGACGCCGCACGCCGCCACGACGATGGCAACCGCGGTGGAGACGTTCAGCGTGTGGTGCCCGTCACCGCCCGTACCGCAGACGTCGATCGCTTCGACGGGCGCCGACACCCGGATCATGCGCGCCCGCATCGCGCGGGCGGCACCGGCGATCTCGGCGGCGGTCTCTCCCCGATCGGTCAGGGCCACCAGTGTCCGCGTCACGGCGGCATCGTCCATCACGCCGTCCAGCATGCGGCCGAACAGCGCCTCGGCCTCCTCCAACGAGAGGGGATCGATCATCGCGGGGGCTGCGGATCGATCCCGCAAAGGCGCAGCCAGTTGGCGAGCAGATCGTGGCCGTGCTCGGTCGCGATGCTCTCCGGGTGGAACTGCACGCCATGGATCGGCAGCGTTGCGTGGCGGAAGCCCATGGCCACCGTCCCGTCCAGTCCCGGCGTCTCGCTATGGGCGTTGACCACCAGGGTGTCGGGAATGTCGATCACGACCAACGAATGGTAGCGAGTCGCGGTGAAGGGGCTGGGCAGTCCGGCAAACACCCCGCTGCCGTCATGCGTGACGGGGGATGTCTTGCCGTGCATTAACCCGCCGCGGGTCACCGTACCGCCGAAATGTTGTCCGATCGCCTGATGGCCGAGGCACACGCCCAGCAACGGCCGTCCCGCATCCACGCAGGCGCCGACCAGATCGAGGCTGATGCCGGCCTCGCTCGGGGTGCATGGCCCGGGGGAAATCAGGAAGCCGGCAGCACCCGTTTCCAGCGCCTGCGCGGCGGACAGCGCATCGTTGCGGACCACCTCAACAGGAGCGCCCAGTTCCATCAGGTAATGGACCAGGTTGAAGGTGAAGCTGTCGTAATTGTCGATGACGAGGATGGGGGCGGTCATGGCTGCTTCACTGTCCAAAGCCGGGCTCGGCGGCAATCCGGGCCGCTTCCTGGGCGGCGGCGATCAGCGCGCCGGCTTTCGCCTCGCACTCACGCTGTTCGTATGCAGGGTCGCTGTCCGCGACGATGCCGGCGCCGGACTGGACATGCATGGTGCCATCCTTGACCACCGCCGTGCGCAGCACGATGCAGCTGTCGACCGACCCATCCGGCGCGAAGTAGCCAACGCCGCCGGCATATGGGCCTCGCGTCTCCGGTTCCAGCCCGGCGATAATTTCGCAGGCGCGGATCTTCGGCGCGCCGCTGACGGTGCCGGCCGGGAAGCCGGCGAACAGTGCGTCGAGGGCGTCCTTCCCCGGTGCAAGCTGGCCCACCACGTTGCTGACGATGTGCATGACGTGGCTGTAGCGTTCGACGGTGAAGCTGTCGGTGACGGTGACGCTGCCTGCGGACGCCACACGGCCGACATCGTTCCGGCCCAGGTCGAGTAGCATCAGGTGCTCGGCACACTCCTTGGGATCGGCCAGCAGGTCGGCCTCCGCCGCCCGGTCCGCCGCCTCGTTTACGCCGCGCGGGCGGGTGCCGGCGATGGGGCGGATGGTGACCTCCCCATCGCGAACGCGGACGAGGATCTCGGGACTGGAGCCGACTAGGGCGAAGCCTGGCAGGTCGAGAAAGTAGAGGAACGGTGACGGATTGATCCGGCGCAGTGCGCGGTACAGTGCCAGCGGCGGCAGCGGGAACTGGCAGGTGAAACGCTGCGCCAGCACGATCTGGAAGATGTCGCCGGCGGTAATGTACTCCTTCGCCTGCGCCACCATTGCCGGGTAGTCGCCAGGGGCAAGGACCGGCTGCAGCGCCATTTCGGTGGGCGCCGGCAACGACCCGGTCGCGGGCGGAGCAGGCGCGGCGAGGCTGCGCAGCGCCTCGTCGATCCGCTCCGCCGCACGGGCCAGGGCTGCCTCCGGTTCGGTACCATCGGCCCAGAGCGGCGCAACGCAGAACAGCGCGTCGGTCAGGCCATCGAACACCAGCACCACGGTCGGGCGCACGAACAGCATGTCCGGCAGGTCCAACTCACCCTGTGGAGCGCGGGGGAGCTGCTCCACCAGGCCGATCGTCTCGTAACCGAAATAGCCGACTAGGCAGGCAAGGGCAGGGGGCAGTTCCGCTGGCACGTCGATGCGACAGGATGCGGCAAGCGCCCGCAATTCTGCCAGCGACCCGCCCGGCAGCGGCTCGAACGCATCGCGGTCATGCTGCCACGCGCGATTGATCGCGCAGGAGGCGCCGGTGGCGCGATAGACCAGATCGGGATCAAGGCCGAGCAGGCTGTAACGGCCACGGATCGCGCCGCCCTCTACCGACTCCAGCAGGAAGTCCCCGCGGCCCGGTTCCATCAGCTTGGTGGCGGCACCGACCGGTGTCTCGGTATCGGCGACGACCCGGCGCCAGACCAACGCGGGCTGCCCGGCCGCAAGCTGCCGGCGGGCGGCGTCGGCGTTCGCGAGTGCGGATCCGGTCATTGGCCGCCGGTCAATTGCGTACGGACCGCCGCGATGGCTTCCTCGTTGCGCTCAACCCCAACCTCCGCTTGGACCGCGGCGATGAACTGCGCTGCGTATTCCTCACCCGTGGCGGTGCCGAGCTGCTGCAGTGCCTGGATCACCACCGGATCGGTCTGCGCGATCTGCGGCGCGGTGACGTTGTTCAGCTGGATCACGTACCAGCCGCTGTCGCCCTGCTCCTCCAACACCTTCACCGTGCCCTTGGCCATGGAGAAGAACAGGGCCAGCGGACGCGGCACCTGCTGCTGACCCGCGAGCTGGTCACGCGTCAGGTTGACCGGCCGTGGTGCGGCCAGACCCTTGTTCTCCGCCGTCAGCGCGGCGGCGAGCGTGGAGCCGCCGGCGATACGCTGCTGCACACGCCCGGCGGCCGCCCTAGCGGCAGCGGCACCCTGATCGCGGCGCCAGAGGCCGGCGACCTCGTCCCGGATCTCTGCCAGCGGGGCGGTGGCGGAGCGGGTGATCTCCGCCACGTCATAGGCGATGAACTGCTCGCCCGGGACGAGTTCGGCGACCTGCGCGTTGCCTTCCTCCATCTCGAAGGCGGCGGGCAGCACGCGGGTCAGTTCGGCCGGGACGCGTTCGTCGCTGGTGGCGCCATAGACGGCGCCCTCGGCGGTTACCGGACGGGTGGTGGCGACGGTGCCCTTCAGCGAGGTCGCGACCTCGGCCAGGGTTGCGCCATCCTCCAGCTGATCCTGCACCCGCGCGCCCAGGCCGGCGATCGCGGCAGAGCGCGCCTCCTGCGCCAGGGTCGCAGCGATCTCCGTTCGGACCTGCGCCAGCGTGCGGGCCGGCGTGCGCTCGACCGCGTCGACTTGCAGGACGTACCAGCCGAGCGGCCCGCGTGCGGGATTGGCGAGGGCGCCCTGCGCCGTGCCAAAAGCGGCGCTCGCAACCGCGGCTGAGGCCTGCGTCGAAAGCTGGCTTTGCGTCACAGGGCCGATCGCCGCGGTGCGCAGCCCCTTGCCTTGGGCACTCGCCGCAAGGCTGATGCCGCCGCGCACTTCAGTGACGATGGCCTGTGCGGCAGCCTGCGTGGGCACGATTAGCTGTGTCAGTCGGCGCTGCTCACTGGCGGCGTATTGCGCGGCATCGCGCTGAAACCGCTGGGCGATCTGGGCATCGGTCGGAGCCGGCACGGTGCCGAGCGCGTCGGCACCGAAGGTGACATAGCGCAACACGCGCCGCTCCGGCCGGATGAAGCTGCCGGCATTGGCGCGGTAGAACGCCTGCAACTGCGCATCGTTGGGACCGCTGGCCGGAGCGTAGGCCTCGCTCGGAATCAGGGCGATCGCGCCCTCACGCCGCTCGCGCAGCAGCGCGGCGTAGCGAGGCCCGAAACTGGCCGGCATCACCGGCGAGATGGCGAGAGGGGAGAGGAGTTGGCGGGCGATCAGGCCGCTCGCGATATCCTGCCGCACTGCCGTCTCGCTCAGCCTGCGCTGAGCCAGCGTGGCGCGGAACAGGTTGGTATCAAACTGCCCGTCGGCACCGCGGAAGGCGGGGATTTGCAGCAATTCGCTGTCCACCAGCCGATCGCTGATGCGCAGGCCCTGATCAGCGCCGAACACTGCCAGCGCCGTACGGCGCAGCAACTGGTCCAGCACCTGCGTCAACCCGCCCTGCGCAATGAAGGCGGGCATGGTAATGGTGGGGTTCTGCTGGCGCTCCTGTTCCAGCGCGCTGTTGGCGTTATCGACCAGCTCCGCACTGTCGATCCGGTTCCCACCGACACTCGCCACCCGGTCGCCGCCGGCGATGCCGCCGAACACGCCAGTATTGGCCACATCCGCGCTGGCGAAGGCGATGGCCATCAGCAGAAGAAAGGCCAGCGTCAGGCCGACCCCCAGCTTGGAGCGGGTGAGATTGCGGAACATCTGGAGCATTGGAACGGCGCTTCTTGCAATCTGGTGGGGAGGCAGCATCCGGAGACGTTGCGAGCGGCGGCCTTATCCCCCCTGCGGCGCTTCCGCAACAGTGCGGGACAAGTGTGCCAGACCGGCGCGCGGAGCGGCTTTGACAAGCGTGATCGCGGGCGGTAGCGGGCAGCCAATCAGGCCGACCGGCGGCATCGCCCGTGCATCGGCCGCATATTCGCACATACTTACTAGCTTCAAGGACTATAGATGGCCCAGCGCCCCTATATCGTCGGCAATTGGAAGATGCACGGCACCCGCGCCATGGTGGCGGAGGCGCGTGCGATTGACCGGGCGGCGGAACGGTTGATCAAGGTGGAGGTCGCGCTGGCTCCGCCGGCGACGCTGATCCAGGCGATCCGCAAGGAAGCCAGCCTGATCGGCGTGGGCGCTCAGGATTGCCACACCGCGGAGGGCGGTGCCCATACCGGCGACATTTCCGCCGCGATGGTCAAGGATGCCGGTGCCGGGTTCGTCATCGTCGGCCATTCCGAACGCCGCGCCAACCATGGCGAGACCGATGCCGACGTGCGCGCCAAGGCGCAGGCGGCGCTGGCCGTCAGCATCAATGTCATCGTCTGCGTGGGCGAGACGGAAGGCCAACGTGACGCCGGCCAGGCCGAGGCGGTGGTCGCTTCCCAGCTCGATGCCTCGCTGCCGCGAGGAGAGCATGTGCTGGAACGGGTGACCGTCGCTTATGAGCCGGTGTGGGCGATCGGCACCGGGCGGACGCCGACGACTGAGGATGTGGCCGCGATGCATCGCGCAATCCGCGCCAAGTTGCTCGAGATCTATGGTGAGGGCGCCGAAGCGGTTCGCATCCTATATGGCGGGTCGGTGAAAGCGGACAATGCGGCCGCGTTGCTTGCGGCCGACGAGGTCGGCGGCGCGCTGGTTGGTGGTGCAAGCCTGACGGCGGAAAGCTTTGTCGGGATCGTGGTCGCCGCTGCCGAGCGGCTGGAGCATCACCACTAAGTCGCAAGCCCGCCAGAGCCGCGCCGCTTGAGAAATCGGGTCGGGCGGACTAGATGCGCGGCGACACGCGCATGTCCCGCGCCATTCGCATCAAGGTAACCCATGTCGCTGTTCATCTTTCTTTCCGTGATCCAAGGGATCATCGCTGCTGCCTTGGTGGGCGTGGTGCTGATGCAGCGCAGCGAAGGCGGCGGCTTGGGCGTGGGCGGCGGCAGCCCGGGTGGCCTGATGTCGGCTCGCGGCGCGGCCGATTTCCTGACCCGCACGACCAAGTGGCTGACGGTCGCTTTCGTGGCGCTCGCCATCGTGCTGGCAGGGCTGGCCGTGAACCAGACGGGCACGCAGGAGATCGACACCAGCCTGGACCGGAGCGTAACCACGCCTGCGGTCAACCCGCAGCAGGCCCCTGATGCGATCCCCGGCGATCCCGGCCTGGACGGACAGGCGCCGGTCGACCCGGTCCCGCAGGTCGAGGATGATCCGCTGGCGGGTGTGGCGCAGTAAGCGCTGCCCGGCCATTCTGCTGCGCGGCCTCCCGCCGCGCTTCCCCCAATACTGTGCACAGCGTGACGCCGCGGCCTTGCGCCGAATCCGCTTGCCCGCTTAAGGCCCACCTCCCATGACCCGGTACATTTTCATCACCGGCGGCGTGGTCTCCTCGCTCGGCAAGGGGCTGATGGCCGCTAGCCTTGCGGCGCTGCTGCAGGCCCGCGGCTACACCGTCCGCATCCGCAAGTTCGATCCCTACCTCAACGTCGATCCGGGCACGATGAGCCCGTATCAGCACGGCGAGGTGTTCGTTACCGATGACGGCGCGGAGACGGACCTCGATCTCGGCCATTACGAACGCTTCACCGGCGTGTCCGCTCACCAGAGCGACAACGTCACGAGCGGGCGCATCTACCAGCAGATCATCGCACGGGAGCGGCGCGGCGATTACCTGGGTGCGACCGTGCAGGTCATCCCGCATGTGACGGACGCCATCAAGGAGTTCGCGCAGGCCGATACTGACGGGCTCGACTTCGTGCTGTGCGAGATCGGCGGCACCGTCGGCGATATCGAGAGCCTGCCGTTCATTGAGGCGATCCGGCAGTTGCGCAATGAACTGGGGCGCGAACGCACCGCCTTGGTGCATGTGACGCTGGTGCCTTACATCTCCGCTGCGGGCGAGCTGAAGACCAAGCCGACCCAGCACTCCGTGCGCGACCTGACGAGCCTGGGCGTGCAGCCCGACCTGCTGCTATGCCGCTGCGAGCATCCGCTGCCCGCGGCAGAGCGGGCGAAGATCGCGCTGTTCTGCAATGTACGGCCAGAGGCGGTGATCCAGGCGCTGGATGCACAGTCGATCTACTCGGTGCCGTTGCAATACCATCGGGAAGGCTTGGATGCGGAGGTGCTGCGTCACTTCGGCCTGACCGCGCCGATGCCGGACCTGAGCCGCTGGGACGATATCGTCGATCGCTACCACAACCCGGAAGGGGAGGTGACGATCGCCGTCGTGGGCAAGTATGTCGGCCTGCCGGACGCCTACAAGAGCCTGAACGAGGCACTGGTCCACGGTGGCATGGCCAACAAGGTCAAGGTCCATATCCGCTGGATCGATGCCGAGCTGTTCGAAGAGGACGATGCCACCATCGCCGCCCAGCTGGAGCCGATGCACGGCATCCTGGTACCGGGTGGGTTCGGCGAACGGGGTAGCGAAGGCAAGATCGCCAGTGTCCGCTTCGCGCGGGAGCGGGGCGTGCCGTTCTTCGGCATCTGCCTGGGCATGCAGATGGCCTGCATCGAAGGCGCCCGCAACACGGCAGGGATCGCGGAGGCAAGCTCAACCGAGTTCGGTCCCACGACCGAGCCGGTTGTGGGCATCATCACCGAATGGATGAGCGCCGAGGGGCTGCAGCAGCGTAGTTCCGAAGGCGACCTTGGCGGCACGATGCGGCTGGGTGCCTACGATGCGAAGCTGGCGGGCAACAGCCATGTCAGCCGCGCCTATGGCGGGGCGACCGAGATCTCCGAACGGCATCGCCACCGCTACGAGGTGAATGCCGCCTATCGCGAGGAGCTGGAAGCGGGCGGCCTGCTGTTTTCCGGCATGTCGCCGGACGGGCTGCTGCCCGAGATCGTGGAGCGTCCGGACCACCCGTTCTTCATCGGGGTGCAGTTCCATCCGGAGCTGAAGAGCCGGCCGTTCGAACCACACCCGCTGTTCGCAGGCTTCATCGAGGCGGCGCTGCACCAGTCACGACTGGTCTGACCGGCGGAAGTTGACACTAAGTTGACACCTCCCGCGAACACCCGCCGGTCTATGGCGGGTGCTGCGTGGTGCTGGATCGGCGGTGATGGCGCGGCGGTGCATGGGACCGCTAGAGGCACAGCTGGGGCGGTGTAGGAAAGCGGTTTGTAGCTGCGTCTGCTGCCCGATCAGCGTGGGGTAAGGCGCAGCAGCCGACCGCCTTCGCCATCCTCGATCAGCAGCAGCGATCCGTCGGGGGCCTGGGCGATGTCGCGCAGCCGTTCCGGGAAGGGGTAGCGCGCTTCTTCCGTCCCGCGCTCCCCATTGATGGACACGCGCACCAGAGCCTTCGATGCGAGGCCGGGCATCAGCGCCTGGTCCTGCCATTGCGGGAACATCGCACCGGAATAGAACAGGAAATCACCGGGCGCGATCACCGGGTTCCAGCCGATGGCGGCGGCGTGGAATTCGGGGCGGGTGGCGTGGTCGGGGATGGGCGTGCCGTTATAATCGTCCCCGTCCGACACAATGGGCCAGCCGTAATTGTCGCCCTCCACCACCAGGTTCAGCTCATCGCCACCCTTCGGACCATGCTCCAGGTCCCACAAGCGCCCCTGCGCATCGAAGTGCAGGCCCAGGATGTTGCGGTGGCCATAGGACCAGATTTCGCGCGAAACCCCGCCGCGATCGGCGAACGGATTGCCGGCCGCAGGTGTGCCATCGAGGTTCAGCCGCAGCACCTTGCCCAGATTGGTCCCGAGGTCCTGCGCCGGGGTCTTCTTCTGCCGGTCGCCCGACGCCAGGAACAGGTGCTGGCCATCAGGCGCGAAGGCGATCCGGTGCGAGTAGTGACCCGCACCCGTGACCTTCGGATCCTGCCGCCAGATCACCTGCAGGTTCTCCACCGCGCAACTGCTCGCATCGGCACAGGTCAGTGTGCCACGTCCCAGTGCCGCCCCGCGCGTATCGCCGCTGCCCGGCTCCGCCCAGGTGAGATAGATCGTGCGGCCACCCAGCGTGGCGCTGCTCTCGCCCGGCAGGAAGGCCACGTCGCCAAGGCCGCCCTGTCCGGCATAGGCGACGTCGGGCAATCCGGTAACTGTGCCGACCTGCCCGTCCACCAGATTGACGAACTTCATCGTGCCGGCACGTTCGGTGACGAACAGGGTGTCCGTGCCGGGCGCCAGCGCAAGTGCCCAAGGTTCCGCAAACTGGCCGAGAGATGCCGCGGTGAAGGGCGGATCGCCGTCTAGCGACACCGGCTGCCCGGAGGCGAGGCCCGCGGAGGTGCGAACATCGGCAGTCGCGCCGCCATCCTGTGCGCTGCCGCAGCTTGCGGATGCCAGGGCGATCGGTAACAGGCTGGAAGCCAGGACAATATTGCGCATGCTGTCAGCAACACCTTCGCCCGATTTTTGTGCCAGCCTGCCGGGGCCGCTCGTATTCGGCGTGGACGAGGCGGGGCGCGGCCCGCTGGCAGGGCCGGTGGTCGCGGCCGCGGTGCTGCTGTGCCGTCCGCGCCCGTCCGGGCTGGACGATTCCAAGAAGCTGAACCCTGAGCGCCGCGCCTTGCTGGAGGAGCGCATCCGCCGACGCTGCGCCTGGGGCATCGGGGTGGTGGAGGTGGAGGCGATCGACCGGCTCAACATCTTCGGCGCGACCATGCTGGCCATGACGCTGGCGGTGCAGCAATTGTGCGCGGCGCTGGGTAGCGATTGCGCGGAGGTGCTGGTTGACGGCAACCTGACACCCGCCGGGCGCCGCCCGGAATGGCGCTGGCCCGCCCGCGCGATCGTGGGCGGCGACGCGCTGGAGCCGGCGATCAGCGCGGCCTCCATCCTGGCGAAGGAGCATCGGGATCGGCTGATGCGCGCCGCGGCGCTGGATCACCCGCATTACGGGTGGGACCGCAACAAGGGCTATGGCACGCCCGATCACCTGGCTGCGCTGCGGGCGCATGGGCCATGTGCGCTGCATCGCCGGTCCTTCGCGCCCGTCGCGCAGGCTGATCTGTTTTCCGCCGCAGGCTGAGTCTTCGCGGACACACCACAGCATCTTGAGTCCGCCGGGGCGGGGTGGACTCAAGATGCTGGGGCCGGACTCCCTTCGTTCCACCAACACCTTTGACTCGAAGCGACTCGGCAAAAAAGCTGGACTTGACGGCGGAGTCGCTGCTGGCGCACGCTGTGGATAAGTCAGCAGGGACCGATACGTAAAATGGGCGAAGTTCTTTCCATCCGCGCGCCGCGCGCCGCAGTACGGCCGGAGCTTCCTCTCGGGCAGATCCTGCCGGGCGACTGCATCGAGGCGATGCGGTCGCTGCCAGCGCGCAGCGTCGACCTGGTCTTCGCCGATCCACCGTACAACTTGCAGCTCGGTGGCGATCTCAACCGCCCGGATGGCAGCATGGTGGACGCGGTGACCGATGCGTGGGACCGCTTCGACAGTTTCGCCGCCTATGATGCGTTCACCCGCGACTGGCTGGCGCAGTGCCGCCGCGTGCTGAAGCCGGACGGCGCGTTGTGGGTGATCGGGAGCTATCACAACATCTTCCGCGTCGGTGCGACGATGCAGGATCTGGGCTTCTGGCTGCTGAATGACATCGTGTGGCGCAAGGCCAACCCGATGCCCAATTTTCGCGGCACACGCTTCACCAATGCGCACGAGACGCTTTTGTGGGCCAGCATGGGTGAGAAGTCGCGCTACCACTTCAACTACCGCGCGATGAAGACGCTGAATGACGAGCTGCAGATGCGCAGCGACTGGCTGATCCCGCTGTGCGGAGGGCAGGAACGGCTGAAGCGGGACGGGGCCAAAGCGCATCCGACGCAGAAGCCGGAGGCGCTGCTGTACCGCGTGCTGCTGGCGACGACGGAGCCGGGCGACGTGGTGCTGGACCCGTTCTTCGGCACCGGCACCACCGGCGCGGTCGCCAAGCGGCTGGGTCGGCAGTGGATCGGCTGCGAGCAGGAGCCCCTCTATCGTGAGGTCGCGCTGGAGCGGATCAAGGCGGCTCTGCCGCTGGACGAGAGCGCGCTGGAGGTCATGCAGAGCCGGAAGAACCAGCCCAAGGTCGCCTTCGGCGCCCTGGTGGAGGCCGGGCTGATCCCGCCCGGCAGTGTGTTGTTCGATCGGCAGCGCCGGTGGGAGGCGCGGGTGCGGGCGGACGGTTCGCTGGAGTGCGGCGTCCTGACGGGCTCCATCCACGGCGTCGGCAAGACGTTGCAGGATGCGCCGAGCTGTAACGGCTGGACATTCTGGCATCTGGAGCATGACGGGGCCGTCAAGCCGATTGATGCCCTGCGCCAATTGCACCTGCTCGCCATCGAAGACTGATGCGCCGGGTCTACCTGCAGCCGCTGACGATGGCGCCATCGCCGCAGGCGCTGCACGGCGGGGCGGTGCGGATCGCGGGCGGTGCGGTGTGGGCACGCGACTTCGCCGTGATGGTGGCAGAGGGCGGACGGGTGACGCACCGCACGCTGGCCACCCCCGCGACGATCGTGGCAGAGCTTGCGCGCCTGCCGGACGACCTGGTCACAGAAGGGCAGCATCAATGGGCGAATTTGACCCGCGTGCAGCCGCCACTGGCAGTGCCGGGCGGACCGCTGCCGCTGGACCGGCCGCAGGTGATGGGCATCCTGAACATGACGCCCGACAGCTTTTCGGACGGTGGGCAACATTCCGGCGATCCCGAGGGGCATGCGAGGGACATGCTGCGCGCCGGCGCTGCGTTGATCGACGTGGGCGGGGAAAGCACGCGGCCCGGCGCCGATCCGGTGTGGGAGGGGGATGAGATCGCCCGCATCATCCCGGCGGTGGAGACCTGTCGGCGGGTTGGTGCGCTTATCAGCCTGGATACCCGACGCGCGGCGGTGATGCAGGCGGGGCTGGATGCCGGGGCGCACATCATCAACGATGTCTCCGCCCTGTTAGACGATCCCGGTTCCGCCCCCGTTGTTGCGGCGGCGGGCGTGCCGGTCGTGCTGATGCACGCGCCGGGTGCCGGCAGCGGAAAGGGGCTGCACGGCGGTGGTGATTACGCCAACATCTTGCTGGATGTCTTCGACTGGTTGCGTGATGCGCGCGACAGGGCGCTGGCGGCTGGTATTGCGGCTGACCGCATCGTGCTCGATCCCGGGATCGGCTTCGGCAAGTCACTCGCCGGCAATATGGCCCTGCTGAACGGGCTCGCCCTGTTCCATGCGCTTGGCCACCCGCTGCTCGTGGGGGCAAGCCGCAAGCGGATGATCGGCGCCTTGCACGACGAGGCGCCGGTGGATCGCCGGCTGGGCGGAAGCATCACGATGGCGCTGGCAGCGATGACGGCCGGGTGCCAGATCATCCGGGTCCACGACGTGTACGAGACGGTGCAGGCCCGCAATGTCTGGCTAGGCCTGCGGGACGGCGCATTGGCGGATGTGGCGCTGCTGCCGGAGCTCTAGCCGCGACCGGGGAGGGCGGCGGCAAGGCTCTGCACCACCCTGCCGATGGCCTGTTCGGCGACCTTTTCGGCGGAGGGTAGTTCCTGCTCGCCAATCATCAGCGTGCGCTCTCCCACGGGGATGAAGCGGTAGCGGGACCTGCGGCCGAGGCGATCGCGGTAATAGGCGAAGCCGACCACGCCATCGAGCCGCGCCGGGACGATCGCCGTGCCAAGGCCGGCCTGCTGAAAGCGCCGGCGATAATCATCGATCGGACGTTCGAGCAGCGACAGGACGAGGCCACCTTCATCGCGTGCATTGCAGGTGCGGCGGCGGGGGGGATCGCCGTACACGCATTTGCGCTGCCCCAGTTGTTCGGCCCGCCCCGCCGGCAGCAACTTGGCGCCCCACGCCTGCTGCTCGGGGCCGATCGGGAATTGCACCGGCATCTCGATCAGCGTCAGGGCCTCCGGGTCGTAGTCGAACTCCAGCGGGCCGACGCTGGCGGTGATGAGGCGTGCCAGCACCTCCTCGCCCGTCATGACCTCGATACCGGCTGCGGCATCGGCTGCAAGCGTCTGTTCTTTACGACCTTCCTGATTGCAAGCCGTCAGGAAGGGCAGGGGCAGCAACACCAGACATGTCAGCCAACGCGGGGTCATGCCGGTGCAAGTGCATGGCAGGCGCACAGGTTCCGGTCACTCGTCGCACTTGTGTTGCGCGACGGTTACACCGCGTTGTCGATGCCGAGGTCGGAGAGCTTGCGATACAGCGTCGAACGGCCGATCCCCAGGCGCCGCGCGACCTCCGACATACGGCCGCGATAATGGCCGATGGCGAGGCGGATCACATCC includes the following:
- a CDS encoding SurA N-terminal domain-containing protein, coding for MLQMFRNLTRSKLGVGLTLAFLLLMAIAFASADVANTGVFGGIAGGDRVASVGGNRIDSAELVDNANSALEQERQQNPTITMPAFIAQGGLTQVLDQLLRRTALAVFGADQGLRISDRLVDSELLQIPAFRGADGQFDTNLFRATLAQRRLSETAVRQDIASGLIARQLLSPLAISPVMPASFGPRYAALLRERREGAIALIPSEAYAPASGPNDAQLQAFYRANAGSFIRPERRVLRYVTFGADALGTVPAPTDAQIAQRFQRDAAQYAASEQRRLTQLIVPTQAAAQAIVTEVRGGISLAASAQGKGLRTAAIGPVTQSQLSTQASAAVASAAFGTAQGALANPARGPLGWYVLQVDAVERTPARTLAQVRTEIAATLAQEARSAAIAGLGARVQDQLEDGATLAEVATSLKGTVATTRPVTAEGAVYGATSDERVPAELTRVLPAAFEMEEGNAQVAELVPGEQFIAYDVAEITRSATAPLAEIRDEVAGLWRRDQGAAAARAAAGRVQQRIAGGSTLAAALTAENKGLAAPRPVNLTRDQLAGQQQVPRPLALFFSMAKGTVKVLEEQGDSGWYVIQLNNVTAPQIAQTDPVVIQALQQLGTATGEEYAAQFIAAVQAEVGVERNEEAIAAVRTQLTGGQ
- a CDS encoding aminodeoxychorismate/anthranilate synthase component II, yielding MTAPILVIDNYDSFTFNLVHYLMELGAPVEVVRNDALSAAQALETGAAGFLISPGPCTPSEAGISLDLVGACVDAGRPLLGVCLGHQAIGQHFGGTVTRGGLMHGKTSPVTHDGSGVFAGLPSPFTATRYHSLVVIDIPDTLVVNAHSETPGLDGTVAMGFRHATLPIHGVQFHPESIATEHGHDLLANWLRLCGIDPQPPR
- the secG gene encoding preprotein translocase subunit SecG gives rise to the protein MSLFIFLSVIQGIIAAALVGVVLMQRSEGGGLGVGGGSPGGLMSARGAADFLTRTTKWLTVAFVALAIVLAGLAVNQTGTQEIDTSLDRSVTTPAVNPQQAPDAIPGDPGLDGQAPVDPVPQVEDDPLAGVAQ
- the tpiA gene encoding triose-phosphate isomerase, whose amino-acid sequence is MAQRPYIVGNWKMHGTRAMVAEARAIDRAAERLIKVEVALAPPATLIQAIRKEASLIGVGAQDCHTAEGGAHTGDISAAMVKDAGAGFVIVGHSERRANHGETDADVRAKAQAALAVSINVIVCVGETEGQRDAGQAEAVVASQLDASLPRGEHVLERVTVAYEPVWAIGTGRTPTTEDVAAMHRAIRAKLLEIYGEGAEAVRILYGGSVKADNAAALLAADEVGGALVGGASLTAESFVGIVVAAAERLEHHH
- the trpD gene encoding anthranilate phosphoribosyltransferase, whose protein sequence is MIDPLSLEEAEALFGRMLDGVMDDAAVTRTLVALTDRGETAAEIAGAARAMRARMIRVSAPVEAIDVCGTGGDGHHTLNVSTAVAIVVAACGVPVAKHGNRAASSKAGAADTLEALGLDLDGAARTAEATLGSIGIGFLFAAAYHPALARIMPIRRAIGRRTIFNLLGPLANPAGVTRQLIGIARPAYVPIYAAALAQLGTDHALIVSGDEGLDELSVAGGNEVATVRDAAVLMARLLPGDVGLPTAPVSAIRGGDAAHNADALRALLDGTPGPYRDAVLLNAAGALIVSEASADWQSGAARAAEAIDSGAARALLRDWIAAAR
- a CDS encoding chorismate-binding protein, translated to MTGSALANADAARRQLAAGQPALVWRRVVADTETPVGAATKLMEPGRGDFLLESVEGGAIRGRYSLLGLDPDLVYRATGASCAINRAWQHDRDAFEPLPGGSLAELRALAASCRIDVPAELPPALACLVGYFGYETIGLVEQLPRAPQGELDLPDMLFVRPTVVLVFDGLTDALFCVAPLWADGTEPEAALARAAERIDEALRSLAAPAPPATGSLPAPTEMALQPVLAPGDYPAMVAQAKEYITAGDIFQIVLAQRFTCQFPLPPLALYRALRRINPSPFLYFLDLPGFALVGSSPEILVRVRDGEVTIRPIAGTRPRGVNEAADRAAEADLLADPKECAEHLMLLDLGRNDVGRVASAGSVTVTDSFTVERYSHVMHIVSNVVGQLAPGKDALDALFAGFPAGTVSGAPKIRACEIIAGLEPETRGPYAGGVGYFAPDGSVDSCIVLRTAVVKDGTMHVQSGAGIVADSDPAYEQRECEAKAGALIAAAQEAARIAAEPGFGQ